The Nostoc sp. 'Lobaria pulmonaria (5183) cyanobiont' genome window below encodes:
- a CDS encoding SGNH/GDSL hydrolase family protein: MQRKKWLLRTGLALLIFIMVVAAKFMDKTHPITELYVFGDSLSDTGMVFRATGGMYPPNPTYFQGRYSNGRVWIEYLAESLHLSSKQTNNFAYGGSTTGSVGNSYVPSLLNQVQSFTQTHQKTNSDALYVLWAGANDYLQGVSSATIPVKNVTTAINSLTDVGAKKILVANLPDLGQLPATRNSANSVNLSALTQAHNQGLRRSLKVLSQQHSDLEIVQLDANTLYRDAIANPAAFNFTNVTSPCLSGSSICSNPDQFLFWDGIHPTAAAHRIIGETAFSTIKKAGMINPGLIMVP; encoded by the coding sequence ATGCAAAGAAAAAAGTGGCTTTTAAGAACAGGACTTGCTCTCTTAATTTTTATTATGGTTGTAGCGGCAAAATTTATGGATAAAACTCATCCCATCACAGAACTGTATGTATTTGGGGATAGTCTTTCGGATACAGGGATGGTATTCCGGGCGACAGGAGGAATGTACCCGCCTAACCCAACTTACTTTCAAGGGCGTTACTCGAATGGTCGGGTTTGGATTGAGTATCTTGCCGAATCCCTCCATCTATCCTCCAAGCAAACTAATAATTTTGCTTATGGAGGATCGACTACTGGCAGTGTTGGCAACAGCTATGTACCTAGCTTGCTAAATCAAGTGCAGTCGTTTACGCAAACACATCAAAAGACGAATTCAGATGCTTTGTATGTGCTGTGGGCAGGAGCAAATGATTATCTGCAAGGAGTAAGCAGTGCAACTATTCCTGTTAAAAATGTGACAACGGCAATCAATTCTCTAACTGATGTGGGTGCTAAAAAGATTTTGGTAGCAAATTTACCAGATTTAGGACAGTTACCTGCCACTAGAAACAGTGCGAATTCTGTGAATCTTAGTGCATTAACACAAGCACATAATCAAGGCTTGAGGCGATCGCTCAAGGTACTTAGTCAACAGCATTCTGATCTGGAGATTGTGCAATTAGATGCTAACACGCTGTATCGAGATGCAATTGCAAATCCGGCAGCTTTTAACTTTACCAATGTCACCAGTCCATGTCTGTCTGGCTCTAGCATCTGTAGTAACCCAGACCAGTTTTTGTTCTGGGATGGCATTCATCCGACGGCTGCGGCTCATCGGATCATCGGGGAAACTGCTTTTTCAACAATTAAAAAGGCAGGGATGATTAATCCGGGTTTAATAATGGTTCCATGA
- the atpC gene encoding ATP synthase F1 subunit epsilon, which translates to MTLTVRVISPDKTVWDAPAEEVVLPSTTGQLGILTGHAPLLTALDTGVMRVRGAKNQNWEAIALLGGFAEVEENEVTILVNGAERGDKINLDEARTAYNQAETRLNQVSADDRQAQIQATQAFKRARARFQAAGGSV; encoded by the coding sequence ATGACATTAACCGTTCGTGTAATTTCCCCAGATAAAACAGTCTGGGATGCTCCAGCTGAAGAAGTAGTTTTACCTAGCACCACTGGTCAACTAGGTATCCTCACTGGACACGCACCACTTTTAACCGCCCTGGATACTGGTGTCATGCGAGTTCGTGGCGCTAAAAATCAGAATTGGGAAGCGATCGCCCTTTTGGGTGGCTTTGCCGAAGTTGAAGAAAATGAAGTGACAATTTTGGTTAATGGTGCTGAACGTGGCGACAAAATTAACCTTGATGAAGCTCGTACTGCTTACAACCAAGCAGAAACACGTCTAAATCAAGTTTCCGCAGACGATCGCCAAGCCCAAATTCAGGCAACCCAAGCCTTCAAACGGGCCCGCGCTCGGTTTCAAGCTGCTGGCGGTTCGGTCTAA
- a CDS encoding SirB1 family protein: protein MNFSSARQYFYQEIQQSDEHIDLAKAALYIALEEYPNLDPEEYLNTLDTMAWELQERLPDSRYPLRIVQSINQYLYDDLKFSGNKIDYYDPRNSFFNDVIDRRLGIPITLALVYLEVARRIDFPMVGVGMPGHFLIRPDIPDIEIFVDAFNGGEIIFTQDCEDRLSQLYQQPVTLQPEFLAVVSNRQFLARMLTNLKFIYLKQQELEKTLAAVERILLLFPGLTLELRDRGLIYYQLGYYPQAVDDLQNYLAKVPDAEDASVIRRLLTELGKDG, encoded by the coding sequence ATGAATTTCTCGTCAGCACGACAATATTTTTACCAAGAGATTCAGCAGTCTGACGAGCACATTGACCTAGCAAAGGCAGCTTTGTATATTGCACTAGAAGAATATCCCAACCTAGACCCAGAGGAATACCTCAATACCCTTGATACAATGGCGTGGGAGCTTCAAGAACGCCTGCCTGACTCACGATATCCTTTGCGAATAGTTCAAAGTATTAATCAGTATCTCTACGATGATTTAAAATTTTCTGGTAACAAAATTGACTATTACGACCCGCGCAACAGCTTTTTCAATGATGTAATCGATCGCCGATTGGGGATTCCTATTACCTTGGCACTTGTTTACCTAGAGGTTGCCAGACGGATTGATTTCCCGATGGTGGGTGTGGGGATGCCAGGGCATTTCTTGATCCGCCCAGATATTCCCGATATAGAGATTTTTGTGGATGCTTTCAATGGCGGTGAAATAATATTTACCCAAGATTGCGAAGACCGACTGTCTCAACTTTATCAGCAACCTGTAACGCTACAACCAGAATTTTTAGCTGTAGTTAGTAATCGGCAATTTTTGGCCCGGATGTTGACAAATTTAAAATTTATTTACCTCAAACAGCAAGAGTTAGAAAAAACGCTGGCAGCAGTTGAACGAATTTTGTTGCTGTTTCCTGGTTTAACTTTAGAATTACGCGATCGCGGTCTGATTTATTATCAACTCGGTTACTACCCCCAAGCCGTAGACGACTTACAAAATTATTTAGCAAAAGTTCCCGATGCTGAGGATGCATCTGTGATTCGGCGGCTACTTACCGAATTGGGTAAAGATGGGTAG
- a CDS encoding ISAzo13-like element transposase-related protein, with translation MTWKGLHPIVTFSKTVYQKGISLTKKDMKPVESRLQRNPLLPKWDILIQPL, from the coding sequence ATGACCTGGAAAGGATTACATCCAATCGTTACTTTTAGCAAAACTGTTTACCAAAAAGGGATTTCTTTAACTAAGAAAGATATGAAGCCAGTCGAGTCTAGATTGCAACGAAATCCACTTTTGCCCAAATGGGACATCTTGATTCAACCACTTTAA
- the atpD gene encoding F0F1 ATP synthase subunit beta — protein sequence MVTTAEKTNIGYITQIIGPVVDVKFPGGKLPQIYNALKIKGTNEAGQEINLTVEVQQLLGDNQVRTVAMSSTEGLVRGLEVTDTGAPISVPVGKATLGRIFNVLGEPVDNRGPVNAEATLPIHRSAPQFTDLETKPSVFETGIKVVDLMTPYRRGGKIGLFGGAGVGKTVIMMELINNIATQHGGVSVFAGVGERTREGNDLYNEMIESGVINKDNLNESKIALVYGQMNEPPGARMRVGLSGLTVAEYFRDVNKQDVLLFIDNIFRFIQAGSEVSALLGRMPSAVGYQPTLGTDVGELQERITSTTEGSITSIQAVYVPADDFTDPAPATTFAHLDGTTLLSRGLAAKGIYPAVDPLGSTSTMLQPNIVGDEHYNTARAVQSTLQRYKELQDIIAILGLDELSEEDRLIVARARKVERFLSQPFFVAEVFTGSPGKYVKLEDTIKGFQKILSGELDALPEQAFYLVGDINEAIAKAEKIKG from the coding sequence ATGGTCACAACCGCAGAAAAAACAAACATTGGCTACATTACCCAAATCATTGGCCCAGTTGTAGACGTTAAATTTCCCGGCGGGAAATTGCCACAAATCTACAACGCTTTGAAAATCAAAGGCACCAACGAAGCTGGACAGGAAATCAACCTCACTGTTGAAGTACAGCAACTGCTGGGCGACAACCAGGTGCGGACTGTTGCGATGAGTTCCACCGAAGGCTTAGTGCGCGGTTTGGAAGTCACCGATACAGGCGCTCCCATCAGCGTACCCGTTGGTAAAGCCACTTTGGGTCGGATTTTCAACGTCCTTGGCGAACCTGTGGACAACAGGGGCCCTGTAAATGCTGAGGCAACTTTACCTATCCACCGCTCTGCTCCTCAATTCACTGACCTGGAAACCAAACCTTCGGTGTTTGAGACTGGGATTAAAGTTGTTGACCTGATGACTCCCTATCGACGCGGCGGTAAGATTGGTCTGTTCGGCGGTGCTGGTGTTGGTAAGACCGTGATCATGATGGAGTTGATCAACAACATTGCTACCCAGCACGGTGGAGTATCTGTATTTGCTGGCGTGGGTGAGCGCACCCGTGAAGGTAATGACCTCTACAACGAAATGATTGAATCTGGGGTTATCAACAAAGACAACCTCAATGAGTCAAAAATTGCTCTAGTCTACGGTCAGATGAACGAACCACCCGGAGCGAGAATGCGGGTTGGTCTATCGGGATTGACAGTAGCAGAATACTTCCGGGATGTAAACAAGCAGGATGTGCTGCTGTTTATTGACAACATCTTCCGGTTTATACAAGCAGGTTCGGAAGTGTCCGCACTACTGGGTCGGATGCCCTCAGCGGTTGGATATCAGCCCACTTTGGGAACCGACGTGGGTGAACTGCAAGAGCGGATTACCTCGACTACTGAGGGTTCCATTACATCCATTCAGGCAGTGTACGTACCTGCAGATGACTTCACCGACCCCGCACCTGCTACCACCTTTGCCCACTTGGACGGTACAACATTGCTGTCTCGCGGTTTAGCAGCTAAGGGAATTTATCCCGCAGTTGACCCCCTTGGTTCAACTTCCACCATGCTCCAGCCAAATATTGTCGGTGACGAACACTACAATACTGCGCGGGCGGTGCAATCAACTCTGCAACGTTATAAAGAACTCCAAGACATTATCGCCATTCTCGGTCTAGATGAATTGTCTGAAGAAGACCGTCTAATCGTAGCGCGCGCGAGGAAAGTTGAGCGTTTCTTATCTCAGCCGTTCTTTGTAGCAGAAGTATTTACTGGTTCTCCTGGTAAGTACGTGAAGTTGGAAGACACCATCAAAGGGTTCCAAAAGATTCTGTCTGGTGAGTTAGATGCTTTACCAGAACAGGCTTTCTACTTAGTTGGCGATATTAACGAAGCGATCGCTAAAGCTGAAAAAATCAAAGGTTAG
- a CDS encoding SPFH domain-containing protein yields MKRFSSLLGTRKQNKVARFAASVVATLAIAAPVSLTNVRSIHSANAVPVKTTSASVQLNQTKPNISQLQISRTQYQAAGIDPFVLIPIVLVGGLVIFVPLFFGGLVVIGEREVGIVVRKFTLSGRGLPAGSLIALNGEAGLQADTLAPGWHWGYWPWQYSVKKESVVVVPQGEIALIVAADGQPNPPERILGKIVSCDNFQDARKFLAQGGEKGRQMGFLTAGTYRINTALFKVILATNASTHGMTPEQLRVYSLASDKVGIVTTLDGLPISAGELAGPIIEGHDNFQNGQKFIDGGGRRGLQEQTLLSGSWNLNPWFVQVEQVPMTEIPIGYVGVVISFVGKAHQDVSGAAFTHGNLVNQGHKGVWVEPLYPGKHPINSRIMKMELVPTTNIVLNWSGRTERHSYDAQLASLTVRSRDGFAFDLEVAQIIHVGALDAPKVISRVGAMQNLVDHVLEPTIGNYFRNSAQDYTVLDFLTARSERQSEAAEYIKTALRAYDVQAIDTLIGDIQPPASLMQTQTDRKIAEEERKTYEVQQMAQTQRQQLVRETALADIQQEMVKSEQSVHIADLKAQAQIKQATGEAEGTKLRSIAEAEGIRATGNAKAETYRAGVEALGSQGYTAMQLMQIIGDRNVRLIPDVLVGSNGSNNGLVDGLLSMILWNQTGKGEFTPTPLHPQPVVTQGQPTTENGLPPIVVNFPADK; encoded by the coding sequence ATGAAAAGGTTTTCATCTTTACTTGGTACTCGTAAACAAAATAAGGTAGCTCGCTTTGCAGCATCTGTCGTAGCAACCTTAGCGATCGCTGCGCCAGTTTCTTTGACGAACGTTAGAAGTATTCACTCTGCCAATGCGGTTCCTGTAAAAACGACTTCTGCATCAGTCCAGCTAAATCAGACCAAACCAAATATTTCCCAGTTACAAATTAGCAGGACTCAATATCAAGCTGCTGGAATTGATCCTTTTGTATTAATCCCCATCGTCCTTGTTGGGGGTTTAGTTATATTTGTCCCCCTATTCTTTGGTGGGCTTGTAGTAATTGGGGAGCGTGAAGTCGGTATTGTAGTTAGGAAATTTACCCTTTCCGGGCGCGGACTCCCCGCAGGCAGTTTGATTGCCCTCAACGGCGAAGCTGGCTTGCAGGCAGATACTTTAGCTCCTGGCTGGCATTGGGGCTATTGGCCTTGGCAGTATTCTGTAAAAAAAGAGTCGGTAGTTGTCGTTCCCCAAGGGGAAATCGCTTTGATTGTGGCAGCAGATGGTCAACCCAACCCACCAGAGCGAATTTTGGGTAAAATTGTCAGTTGTGACAACTTCCAAGATGCTCGGAAATTCCTCGCCCAAGGTGGTGAAAAAGGACGGCAAATGGGTTTTCTCACGGCTGGTACGTACCGGATCAACACTGCCCTGTTTAAAGTCATCTTGGCAACAAATGCCAGCACTCATGGCATGACTCCAGAACAGTTGCGGGTGTACAGTCTGGCATCTGACAAAGTTGGCATTGTCACAACCTTAGATGGTTTGCCAATTTCCGCCGGTGAACTCGCAGGGCCGATAATTGAGGGACACGACAACTTCCAAAATGGTCAAAAATTTATTGATGGCGGTGGACGGCGAGGTTTACAAGAACAGACTTTGCTTTCGGGTTCTTGGAACTTGAACCCTTGGTTTGTCCAGGTTGAGCAAGTACCGATGACGGAAATTCCGATTGGGTATGTGGGTGTGGTAATTTCTTTCGTGGGTAAAGCACATCAAGATGTCAGTGGTGCAGCTTTCACCCACGGTAACTTGGTGAATCAGGGACATAAGGGTGTGTGGGTCGAACCGCTATATCCTGGTAAGCACCCGATTAACTCCCGGATTATGAAGATGGAACTCGTGCCAACGACCAACATTGTTTTAAACTGGTCAGGTCGGACTGAACGCCATAGCTATGATGCTCAACTGGCTTCTTTAACAGTGCGATCGCGTGATGGGTTTGCTTTTGATTTAGAAGTAGCGCAAATTATCCATGTGGGTGCTTTAGATGCTCCAAAGGTAATTTCTCGCGTTGGTGCAATGCAAAATCTGGTAGACCATGTATTAGAACCAACTATTGGTAATTATTTCCGCAACTCAGCCCAAGACTATACTGTACTTGACTTTCTCACCGCTCGCAGCGAACGACAATCTGAGGCTGCTGAGTATATTAAAACAGCACTACGGGCTTATGACGTGCAAGCGATCGACACCCTGATTGGTGATATTCAGCCACCAGCATCACTAATGCAGACACAGACAGACCGGAAAATTGCCGAAGAAGAACGCAAGACTTATGAAGTCCAGCAGATGGCGCAAACCCAACGGCAGCAGCTTGTTCGGGAAACTGCACTCGCTGATATCCAGCAAGAAATGGTGAAATCGGAGCAGAGTGTACATATTGCTGACCTCAAAGCCCAAGCCCAAATTAAGCAGGCGACTGGTGAAGCCGAGGGGACAAAACTCCGGTCAATTGCTGAGGCTGAAGGTATTCGGGCCACAGGTAACGCCAAAGCTGAAACCTACCGCGCTGGTGTGGAAGCTTTGGGGTCACAAGGTTATACAGCAATGCAACTGATGCAGATTATCGGCGATCGCAATGTCCGCTTGATTCCAGATGTCTTAGTTGGCAGTAATGGTAGCAATAACGGCTTAGTGGATGGGCTACTATCCATGATTTTATGGAATCAAACTGGTAAGGGTGAATTTACACCAACACCTTTGCATCCACAACCAGTAGTTACCCAAGGACAACCAACTACAGAAAACGGTCTGCCACCTATAGTTGTGAATTTCCCGGCGGATAAGTAA
- a CDS encoding SRPBCC family protein: MSQVLSQSIQINATARVVERCISDLALMHRWLNPVLRCEPVGEAWSTDVGSESRFIIQIPLLKPTLNSVVVERQPGLVVWEFQGFFQGRDRWECQPTEKGTLLLNRFEYDIPNPLISWGFNTFAASWTKEDMQAQLRRLKRVAEEQNNS; encoded by the coding sequence ATGTCCCAAGTTTTGTCACAATCGATTCAAATTAATGCTACAGCTAGGGTGGTGGAGCGCTGTATTAGCGATTTAGCTCTTATGCACCGCTGGCTCAACCCCGTCCTGCGTTGCGAACCTGTGGGCGAAGCTTGGAGTACCGATGTCGGCAGTGAAAGTCGTTTTATCATTCAAATTCCTCTACTCAAACCCACATTGAATAGCGTAGTTGTAGAACGACAACCGGGTTTGGTAGTCTGGGAATTTCAGGGGTTTTTTCAAGGGCGCGATCGCTGGGAATGTCAACCCACAGAAAAGGGAACGCTTCTACTGAACCGCTTTGAGTACGATATCCCTAACCCCTTAATTAGTTGGGGTTTTAACACTTTTGCTGCGTCTTGGACAAAAGAAGATATGCAAGCCCAACTGCGCCGCCTCAAACGAGTTGCAGAAGAACAAAATAATTCGTAA
- a CDS encoding LysR family transcriptional regulator: MHEINLLELDLNLLLVLYALLQERNVTNAGEKIGLSQSATSHALGRLRQVFNDPLLVRSKKGMVLTPRALELLEPLEKILLNIEQLIQPTGFEPKTAQGTIQLAASDYATVLILPKVLKQISQQAPQLNLECHHWRSDTLDLLRNGVINLGLGVPNLPKTSEFRSQKLFVEDYVSVVRADHPITQTDLTIESYVAWPHAFITPINAIPGSTKTRVDTLLEGLGVKRRVMLKLPHFLSAPLIVAQTDLIVTLPSRIAMLFAEYTKLAILKPPIELDKYNFLQIWHERCDRDPLHIWLRELIASQTQHL; encoded by the coding sequence ATGCATGAAATAAATTTGCTGGAATTGGATCTTAATCTTTTACTGGTGTTATATGCCTTGCTGCAAGAGCGTAACGTCACGAATGCTGGAGAAAAAATTGGTTTGAGTCAATCAGCCACCAGTCACGCACTTGGGCGATTACGCCAAGTGTTCAACGATCCATTACTTGTGCGGTCTAAGAAAGGCATGGTTCTTACACCACGAGCTCTTGAGCTACTCGAACCACTAGAGAAAATTTTGTTAAATATTGAGCAGTTAATTCAACCAACCGGTTTTGAACCTAAAACAGCACAAGGTACAATCCAGCTAGCTGCATCAGATTACGCAACCGTTTTGATTCTTCCGAAGGTTTTGAAGCAAATTTCTCAACAGGCTCCCCAACTGAATTTGGAATGCCATCATTGGCGTTCTGATACATTAGATTTACTGAGAAATGGAGTTATCAATCTAGGCTTAGGAGTTCCTAATCTACCAAAAACTTCGGAGTTTAGATCCCAAAAGTTATTTGTAGAGGATTATGTATCTGTAGTTCGGGCTGACCATCCCATTACTCAAACGGATCTTACAATTGAATCTTATGTTGCTTGGCCACATGCCTTCATTACGCCTATAAACGCAATACCGGGTTCGACTAAAACCCGTGTGGATACTCTGTTGGAAGGCTTAGGTGTGAAGCGTCGAGTGATGTTGAAGTTACCACATTTTCTCTCGGCTCCTCTGATAGTCGCTCAGACTGATCTCATTGTTACGTTGCCTAGTCGAATTGCAATGCTCTTTGCTGAATATACAAAGCTTGCTATCCTGAAGCCACCGATTGAACTTGATAAGTACAATTTTCTACAGATTTGGCATGAGCGTTGCGATCGCGATCCGCTACACATTTGGCTACGCGAGCTAATAGCGTCCCAAACTCAGCACCTCTGA
- a CDS encoding mechanosensitive ion channel, translated as MNTTWQEITQVMSTTGYAYGVGLSTRVQQFLAQSSPSLQPIQPAVNQGIADVQGIVQQLILFTPRLLGAVAILLVGWLIAAIAAALTQGILKRTNIDNRIAAGITGRQDVPQVEKLISSLVFWSIILLTAVAVLQTLDLEIASRPLNNFLNQLIGFLPKLVGAGIILVAAWFLATIVRIITVRSLQAFNLDERLNPEPEDRTPSLNQLSLSQTIGNALYWFIFLLFLAPILDTLGLQQALQPVQALITEVLLILPNILAAILIAVVGWFIANVVRRIVTNLLATTGIDHLGSRLGLSSAAGVQPLSSIIGTIVYVLILIPVAIAALNALRIDAISVPAIAMLQQVLNALPAIFTAVAILIVAYFVGRFVADLVTSILTNLGFNNIFSILGLTTPSRRVVISTEPTTPPIPSRTPSEIAGIIALVGIMLFATVAAVNILNIPALTALVSGIVIVFGRILAGLIIFAIGLFLANLAFNIITSSGDRQAQILGQVARIAIIGLVSAMALQQIGVASDIVNLAFGLLLGAIAVAIALAFGLGGRDIAREQVQEWLNSFKGRN; from the coding sequence ATGAACACAACTTGGCAAGAAATAACCCAGGTGATGTCTACGACGGGCTACGCCTACGGAGTTGGTTTATCCACAAGGGTGCAGCAATTTTTGGCACAATCATCGCCCAGCCTGCAACCAATACAACCAGCAGTGAATCAAGGAATTGCTGATGTGCAAGGTATTGTTCAACAGTTGATTCTGTTTACGCCTCGTCTTTTAGGGGCGGTAGCAATCTTACTAGTAGGTTGGCTCATTGCAGCGATCGCAGCGGCACTGACGCAAGGAATCCTCAAGCGCACAAATATAGATAACCGCATTGCCGCTGGGATAACGGGTCGTCAAGATGTTCCCCAAGTGGAGAAATTAATCTCCAGCTTAGTTTTTTGGAGCATTATCCTGTTAACTGCGGTAGCTGTTTTACAGACATTGGATCTGGAGATAGCCTCTCGACCTCTGAATAATTTTCTCAATCAACTTATTGGCTTTTTGCCAAAGTTGGTTGGTGCAGGAATCATTTTGGTAGCAGCCTGGTTTTTGGCGACCATTGTGAGGATTATCACTGTGCGCTCATTACAGGCATTTAACCTGGATGAGCGTTTGAATCCAGAACCAGAAGACAGGACACCCAGCCTCAATCAGCTGTCTCTGAGTCAGACGATTGGCAACGCTCTGTATTGGTTTATATTTTTACTGTTTCTCGCTCCAATTTTGGATACTCTCGGACTACAGCAGGCTCTACAACCAGTACAAGCTTTAATTACAGAAGTTCTGCTAATTCTGCCAAACATTTTAGCGGCAATATTAATTGCTGTAGTTGGCTGGTTCATAGCTAATGTGGTGCGGCGGATTGTAACAAACTTGCTGGCGACAACTGGTATCGACCATTTAGGTAGTCGATTGGGATTATCTTCGGCTGCGGGGGTGCAACCTCTATCGAGTATTATCGGCACAATTGTCTATGTTTTGATTTTGATTCCTGTAGCGATCGCAGCGCTGAATGCCTTGCGAATTGATGCGATATCTGTGCCTGCAATCGCAATGCTGCAACAGGTTCTCAACGCCCTCCCTGCAATCTTTACAGCCGTGGCAATTTTGATTGTTGCCTATTTCGTCGGGCGGTTTGTGGCGGATCTGGTTACAAGTATTCTCACCAATTTAGGCTTTAATAACATTTTCAGCATACTGGGTCTGACAACACCCAGCAGACGAGTCGTAATTTCTACAGAACCAACAACTCCCCCGATTCCAAGCCGCACACCATCGGAAATTGCAGGCATTATTGCCTTAGTGGGGATCATGCTGTTTGCAACGGTGGCGGCGGTGAATATCCTGAATATTCCAGCCCTGACGGCATTAGTGTCTGGGATTGTGATCGTATTCGGGCGGATTTTGGCAGGATTGATAATATTTGCCATTGGCTTATTCCTGGCAAATCTAGCTTTTAATATCATTACCAGTTCCGGCGATCGCCAAGCCCAGATTTTGGGACAAGTGGCGCGGATTGCCATCATTGGCTTAGTCTCGGCAATGGCACTGCAACAGATTGGAGTTGCCAGTGATATTGTGAATTTAGCCTTTGGACTTTTACTAGGTGCGATCGCAGTTGCTATTGCCCTAGCTTTTGGTCTTGGAGGGCGCGATATTGCACGAGAGCAAGTTCAAGAATGGCTAAACTCTTTCAAAGGTAGAAACTAA